A DNA window from Halarsenatibacter silvermanii contains the following coding sequences:
- a CDS encoding ATP phosphoribosyltransferase regulatory subunit, with the protein MKDSLKSIERKLPEGMRFYLPEQAEVITSLAKKGREVLKNWGYQSIFVPAMLPYDTVSKGLSDENVRQYYKLVDYRGEILVLRPEMTAAIAERLVGEGKCEEFPGRYQYFAPVYRHETIQSGKKREIYQLGAEFLGANKFADVEILMLAQKVLLNCEVDNYRLEIGHIGFLDQLLNELDISPKKSAEISGALARRDLVSYRQACRQLNSDAADRLMKLLDLRGGCKVLNAAEELMPVRECTSVQQLRKIHRGLKNLGLIEKVSYDLALTRNLDYYSGMVFEIMSPDLGYNICGGGRYDRLIKSLGGEKIPARGFAMGIERLRLVKEKLCLTDNDRQEKILLRCQDLSSLKTSVNIAEDLQELGYAVILENSEKLVGEAAQKKCKMIIEVDNSSEKPFNCWKSSFDREKRAESGSAENSRKFSRAEVIEYVDGIS; encoded by the coding sequence ATGAAAGATAGCCTGAAATCTATAGAAAGAAAATTACCCGAGGGGATGAGATTTTACCTGCCCGAGCAGGCTGAAGTTATAACCAGCCTGGCTAAAAAAGGCAGGGAAGTATTGAAAAATTGGGGATATCAATCTATTTTTGTTCCTGCCATGCTGCCCTACGATACCGTTTCAAAGGGATTGAGCGATGAAAATGTACGGCAGTATTACAAGCTGGTGGATTATCGAGGAGAAATTCTTGTCCTGAGGCCGGAAATGACAGCTGCTATTGCAGAAAGGCTGGTGGGCGAGGGGAAATGCGAAGAATTTCCCGGGCGATATCAGTATTTTGCTCCGGTCTATCGCCATGAAACTATACAGAGCGGCAAAAAAAGAGAGATTTATCAGCTGGGAGCCGAATTTTTGGGGGCTAATAAGTTTGCCGATGTTGAAATCTTAATGCTGGCCCAGAAGGTGTTGCTAAACTGTGAGGTCGACAATTATCGGCTGGAGATCGGCCATATAGGATTTCTGGATCAGCTTTTGAACGAGCTGGATATATCTCCGAAGAAATCGGCAGAGATCAGCGGCGCTCTAGCCAGGAGAGATCTTGTTAGTTACCGTCAGGCCTGCAGGCAGCTAAACTCCGATGCAGCGGACAGACTCATGAAGCTGCTGGATCTTAGAGGAGGCTGTAAGGTTTTAAATGCAGCCGAGGAATTGATGCCGGTACGCGAATGCACTTCCGTACAGCAGCTTCGCAAAATCCATCGCGGTCTGAAAAATCTCGGTTTGATCGAAAAAGTCTCGTATGATCTGGCTCTGACCAGAAACCTGGATTATTATTCGGGAATGGTCTTTGAAATCATGAGCCCCGATCTCGGTTATAACATCTGCGGCGGAGGCAGATATGACAGATTAATAAAAAGTCTGGGGGGCGAAAAAATACCTGCCCGCGGTTTTGCTATGGGAATTGAGAGATTGAGGCTGGTCAAAGAAAAACTGTGTTTAACCGATAATGACAGGCAGGAAAAAATTCTGCTCAGATGTCAGGATCTTTCCTCGCTTAAAACTTCTGTGAATATCGCAGAAGATTTGCAGGAACTCGGTTATGCTGTGATTTTAGAAAACAGCGAGAAATTGGTCGGAGAAGCAGCTCAGAAAAAATGCAAGATGATTATCGAGGTGGATAATAGTTCTGAGAAGCCTTTCAACTGCTGGAAAAGTTCTTTTGATCGAGAGAAGAGGGCCGAATCTGGTTCTGCGGAGAATTCGCGCAAATTCTCGCGGGCAGAGGTGATTGAATATGTCGATGGAATCTCTTAA
- the hisG gene encoding ATP phosphoribosyltransferase, whose product MESLKIAIPKGRLYDEVVKACLNTDLLDDSQNISKLSRELVQEVSGTGNLFLLAKPADVPAYVEHGAADIGFTGKDVIAEKERRLYELLDLEIGTCDLVVAVPNDMDVNTLEDIKDNTRVATSYPGIAEKFFRDKNIKAEIIELNGSVELAPQVDLADIIVDITSTGTTLRKNDLSPIAEILSSSVRLVVNEASYRTKATAIDRLSRQLEKYLKKTGDN is encoded by the coding sequence ATGGAATCTCTTAAAATAGCCATTCCCAAAGGAAGACTTTATGATGAAGTGGTAAAAGCCTGTCTCAATACGGATCTGCTGGATGATTCGCAGAATATCTCGAAGCTCTCACGCGAGCTGGTCCAGGAGGTTTCCGGAACCGGTAATTTATTTTTGCTGGCCAAACCGGCCGATGTACCGGCTTACGTAGAACACGGTGCTGCCGATATCGGTTTTACAGGCAAAGATGTCATAGCCGAAAAGGAAAGACGTCTCTATGAACTGCTCGATCTGGAAATAGGAACCTGTGATCTTGTGGTGGCGGTGCCGAACGATATGGACGTAAATACATTAGAAGATATAAAGGATAACACCAGGGTGGCAACTTCCTACCCCGGCATCGCTGAAAAATTCTTCCGGGATAAGAACATCAAAGCTGAAATCATCGAATTAAATGGCTCAGTGGAATTGGCGCCTCAGGTCGACCTGGCCGATATAATAGTTGATATAACTTCCACTGGAACCACTCTGCGCAAAAATGATCTTTCACCGATAGCTGAAATACTTTCTTCTTCAGTGCGGCTTGTCGTCAATGAAGCCAGTTACCGGACCAAGGCCACAGCAATAGATAGATTATCACGGCAGCTGGAGAAATATCTGAAAAAAACGGGTGATAATTGA
- the hisD gene encoding histidinol dehydrogenase, whose product MKKLRYPQDEGEIRNYLEERKFNFDTGLNKKVSDIIDQVQTGGDKALFSLTRKYDGAELESLRVSADELEGEEEISEKLKKSLERAYQRLQKYYALQGRAGWIHPELSGRVGEEITPLKRAGLYIPGGKAAYPSSVMMTAVPASIAGVDKLVAVTPPDQEGNINPVTAKALSMCGVDEVYRIGGAQAVAALALGTETINPVDKIVGPGNKFVTMAKKLLYGFVDIDMLAGPSEVLIIADEASRAEFIAADMLAQAEHDEEARTAVISSSADVFAAVEEELEDQLAEISTASRARAALDDYGMFIEVENLDQAVELSNDYAPEHLEIQTENPHALLGSIEQAGSIFLGSWTPEAAGDYIAGPNHVLPTSGSARFFSPLGVNDFIKSSGRVSFSRSELEEIGEDVIRIADAEGLPAHARSVSLRLMGGE is encoded by the coding sequence ATGAAAAAACTGAGATATCCACAGGATGAAGGAGAAATCAGAAATTATCTTGAGGAGCGCAAATTTAACTTCGATACTGGACTAAATAAAAAAGTGAGCGATATAATAGATCAGGTGCAGACCGGTGGTGATAAGGCTCTTTTCTCTCTCACTCGAAAATATGATGGGGCTGAACTGGAGAGTTTGAGGGTTTCTGCTGATGAGCTTGAAGGCGAGGAGGAAATTTCGGAAAAGCTGAAAAAGTCTCTGGAGCGAGCCTATCAAAGACTCCAAAAGTATTATGCCCTGCAGGGAAGAGCTGGATGGATACATCCCGAACTTTCCGGCCGTGTAGGCGAGGAAATAACACCGCTCAAAAGAGCGGGATTGTATATACCCGGCGGCAAAGCTGCCTATCCCAGTTCGGTTATGATGACAGCCGTGCCGGCCAGTATAGCTGGGGTCGATAAGCTGGTAGCAGTCACCCCTCCTGATCAGGAGGGAAATATAAATCCGGTCACAGCTAAAGCTTTATCCATGTGTGGGGTCGATGAAGTTTATAGAATTGGCGGAGCTCAGGCAGTTGCCGCACTGGCCCTGGGGACTGAAACAATAAATCCGGTGGATAAAATTGTCGGTCCGGGCAATAAATTTGTAACCATGGCCAAAAAACTTCTTTATGGCTTTGTCGATATTGATATGCTGGCCGGTCCCAGCGAAGTTTTGATTATAGCAGATGAGGCCAGCAGAGCTGAGTTTATAGCCGCCGATATGCTGGCCCAGGCTGAACATGACGAAGAGGCAAGAACTGCTGTTATCTCGTCTTCTGCGGATGTTTTTGCCGCCGTAGAAGAAGAACTAGAAGATCAGCTGGCAGAAATCTCCACGGCTTCCCGGGCTAGAGCTGCGCTGGATGATTACGGTATGTTTATAGAAGTTGAAAATCTTGATCAGGCGGTTGAATTGTCCAATGATTACGCCCCCGAACACCTGGAAATTCAGACTGAAAATCCCCATGCGCTGCTGGGGTCTATAGAGCAGGCAGGTTCGATATTTCTGGGGAGCTGGACTCCTGAAGCAGCTGGAGATTATATTGCCGGCCCCAACCATGTCCTTCCTACTTCTGGATCAGCCCGCTTTTTTTCTCCGCTGGGAGTTAATGATTTTATTAAAAGCAGCGGTAGAGTTTCATTTTCCCGCTCGGAGCTCGAGGAGATAGGAGAAGATGTGATCAGAATTGCTGACGCTGAAGGTCTGCCCGCTCATGCCCGTTCTGTTTCGCTCAGACTTATGGGAGGTGAATAG
- the hisB gene encoding imidazoleglycerol-phosphate dehydratase HisB, which translates to MKTFKRETSETDIEVKLDIYGEGNTRINTGIGFFDHMLELFGRHGFMDLEVKADGDLEVDYHHTVEDTGIVLGRALNECLGSRGGITRYGDVLLPMDDVLLQAAVDLGGRSYYQGNISADRKVVNGFPLELLDEFFCSVTDHGFFNLHLLVRRTGNAHHLAEACFKAAARALDSALKHEKRLDETPLSTKGQLEEGKDN; encoded by the coding sequence ATGAAAACCTTCAAAAGAGAGACGTCTGAAACCGATATCGAGGTGAAGCTCGATATCTATGGAGAAGGAAATACCAGAATCAATACCGGTATAGGTTTTTTTGACCATATGCTGGAATTATTCGGCAGGCATGGATTTATGGACCTGGAGGTAAAAGCGGACGGTGATCTCGAAGTTGATTACCATCATACAGTTGAAGATACTGGCATAGTTCTGGGTAGAGCCCTGAATGAATGTCTGGGCAGCAGGGGAGGCATAACCCGTTATGGTGATGTCCTTTTGCCGATGGATGATGTACTGCTGCAGGCGGCCGTAGATCTGGGAGGGAGATCCTACTATCAGGGCAATATATCCGCTGATAGGAAGGTGGTTAATGGTTTTCCGCTGGAACTGCTGGACGAGTTTTTTTGCAGTGTAACCGATCATGGATTTTTCAATCTTCACCTCCTGGTACGACGGACCGGGAATGCTCATCACCTGGCCGAAGCATGCTTTAAGGCGGCTGCCCGAGCTCTGGATAGTGCTTTAAAACATGAAAAGAGGCTGGATGAAACGCCGCTCTCGACCAAGGGGCAGCTGGAGGAGGGAAAAGACAATTAA
- the hisH gene encoding imidazole glycerol phosphate synthase subunit HisH has protein sequence MKRGWMKRRSRPRGSWRREKTIKFGIIDYGAGNLGNVHRALNGLGVENSVVDSAIEIKDAQALILPGVGSFAAGMEGLEKRDLVEPLCSELKKGKHLLGICLGMQLLFESSEEAEGIAGLELLPGKSKLFPVETVAKVPHMGWNDLKFEKNTGLISGLENFYFYFVHSYYLPISSVIKQHRLAVSRYRGIEFVSAVKKDNITALQPHPEKSGSIGLKFLRNFVEEVKNESYSRR, from the coding sequence ATGAAAAGAGGCTGGATGAAACGCCGCTCTCGACCAAGGGGCAGCTGGAGGAGGGAAAAGACAATTAAATTCGGCATAATTGATTATGGAGCGGGAAATCTGGGCAATGTCCACCGGGCTTTAAATGGGCTAGGAGTCGAGAATAGTGTCGTAGATTCCGCCATTGAGATAAAAGATGCTCAAGCGTTGATTTTGCCAGGTGTTGGCTCTTTTGCTGCAGGCATGGAGGGCCTTGAGAAAAGAGATCTTGTTGAGCCTCTTTGCTCTGAGCTGAAAAAGGGCAAACATCTTCTGGGTATATGTCTTGGAATGCAGCTTCTCTTTGAGAGCAGTGAGGAGGCGGAAGGAATTGCCGGCCTGGAGCTGCTGCCGGGAAAATCAAAGCTATTTCCCGTAGAAACAGTGGCTAAAGTGCCCCATATGGGCTGGAATGATCTCAAATTCGAGAAAAATACCGGGCTGATCAGTGGACTGGAGAATTTTTATTTTTATTTTGTACACAGCTATTACCTGCCTATCAGCAGTGTCATAAAGCAGCACAGACTTGCTGTCAGTAGGTACCGGGGAATTGAGTTTGTATCAGCAGTTAAAAAAGATAATATAACCGCGCTTCAGCCTCATCCTGAAAAAAGCGGCAGCATCGGGCTGAAATTCTTGCGCAATTTCGTAGAGGAGGTAAAAAATGAAAGTTATTCCCGCCGTTGA
- the hisA gene encoding 1-(5-phosphoribosyl)-5-[(5-phosphoribosylamino)methylideneamino]imidazole-4-carboxamide isomerase, with the protein MKVIPAVDILDGKAVSLYQGDFDRREVEKDDPLAIAKNFCEQGADELHIVDLDGAREGYPGNKGLIMNILEDLPEVKIQVGGGIRSISTAREYLQAGADAVIIGTAAIKNPYLIGEMIQEFGGDRVIVSLDAEEGELAISGWEEKCGVGIKTQLARIIEHGVERLIYTDIDKDGTLEGPDIQEIKSVGRYEIEVTASGGISSLEEIERLAEHGIDRAIVGTALYKEKIEPEDLWDDE; encoded by the coding sequence ATGAAAGTTATTCCCGCCGTTGATATACTCGATGGAAAAGCAGTCAGTCTTTATCAGGGAGATTTTGACCGCCGGGAAGTGGAGAAAGATGATCCGCTGGCTATAGCCAAAAATTTCTGTGAACAGGGAGCAGATGAACTGCATATCGTTGATTTAGATGGAGCTCGAGAGGGTTATCCTGGCAACAAGGGATTGATAATGAATATACTGGAGGACCTTCCAGAAGTCAAAATTCAGGTTGGAGGAGGGATAAGAAGCATAAGCACCGCCCGAGAATATCTCCAGGCAGGTGCCGATGCTGTGATAATAGGTACTGCAGCCATCAAAAATCCCTACCTGATCGGCGAGATGATTCAGGAATTTGGAGGAGACAGAGTTATTGTTTCGCTTGATGCCGAAGAGGGCGAACTGGCCATTTCGGGCTGGGAGGAAAAATGTGGTGTCGGTATTAAAACTCAGCTGGCCAGAATAATAGAGCATGGTGTTGAAAGATTGATTTATACCGATATTGATAAGGATGGTACTCTGGAAGGCCCTGATATTCAGGAGATAAAATCGGTGGGCAGATATGAAATTGAGGTTACGGCTTCGGGGGGGATCTCTTCTCTTGAGGAGATCGAAAGACTGGCAGAACACGGTATAGATAGGGCGATTGTGGGAACTGCTCTCTATAAAGAGAAGATAGAACCGGAAGACCTGTGGGATGATGAATAG
- the hisF gene encoding imidazole glycerol phosphate synthase subunit HisF, with protein sequence MLTKRLIPCLDVKAGRVVKGVQFVDLKDQGDPVKLAAHYNEQGADELVFLDITASKQERDIMKDIVRETAEKLFIPFTVGGGIRTVEKMRELIAAGADKVSINTAAVENPDLISWGAELLGSQAVVVAIDARREEDGWQVYIRGGSERTDWKLEDWAKEVENRGAGEILLTSMDRDGTRDGYDLEMLAEVSENVSIPVIASGGAGSPRHLYEAFTEGRADAALAASIWHQNDYTISECKEYLAEKGVAVRPINGDEND encoded by the coding sequence ATGCTGACCAAAAGATTAATTCCATGTCTCGATGTCAAAGCGGGAAGGGTTGTCAAGGGAGTACAGTTTGTCGATTTAAAGGATCAGGGAGATCCCGTCAAACTGGCTGCTCACTATAATGAGCAGGGTGCGGATGAGCTGGTCTTTCTGGATATTACTGCCAGCAAGCAGGAACGCGATATAATGAAGGATATAGTAAGGGAAACCGCCGAAAAATTATTTATACCTTTCACTGTGGGCGGCGGGATCAGAACTGTGGAAAAGATGAGGGAGCTTATAGCAGCTGGAGCCGACAAAGTATCGATAAATACGGCTGCGGTAGAAAATCCTGATTTGATCTCCTGGGGGGCTGAACTCCTGGGCAGTCAGGCAGTGGTGGTAGCCATCGATGCCCGCCGAGAAGAGGATGGCTGGCAGGTTTATATCAGAGGCGGCAGCGAACGCACAGACTGGAAGCTTGAGGATTGGGCGAAAGAAGTTGAAAATAGAGGAGCAGGGGAAATATTGCTGACCAGCATGGACCGGGATGGCACCCGTGATGGATATGATTTGGAGATGCTGGCCGAAGTTTCTGAAAATGTGTCTATTCCCGTGATAGCCAGCGGAGGAGCAGGTTCACCCCGGCATTTATATGAAGCTTTTACCGAGGGCAGGGCCGATGCTGCTCTGGCGGCTTCCATCTGGCATCAGAATGATTATACTATTTCTGAGTGCAAGGAATATCTGGCTGAAAAAGGTGTTGCTGTACGGCCTATAAATGGTGATGAAAATGATTGA
- the hisIE gene encoding bifunctional phosphoribosyl-AMP cyclohydrolase/phosphoribosyl-ATP diphosphatase HisIE — translation MIDKNNQSEKNDRKDPVEMIDFDSRGLAPAIVQDIRTGDVLMLAYMNEESLRRTIEDGRAHFFSRSRQKLWLKGETSENYQYVQRIKYDCDADALLLEAIPAGPACHTGEETCFYRELSETSHHFDEKSGRNRLDYSILDELREIITSRDEKRPDGSYTVELLEAGDEEMAKKLGEEGVELALSAVQNEEEEIYRESADLIYHLLVMLNSQGLSLAGVLSELRERFRQ, via the coding sequence ATGATTGATAAAAACAATCAGTCAGAAAAAAACGACAGGAAAGATCCGGTCGAAATGATAGATTTTGACAGCCGGGGCCTGGCGCCGGCCATTGTTCAGGATATTCGCACGGGAGATGTGCTGATGCTGGCTTATATGAATGAGGAATCCCTGCGCAGAACGATCGAAGATGGCAGAGCTCATTTTTTCAGCCGCTCCCGGCAGAAACTCTGGTTGAAGGGTGAGACTTCAGAAAACTATCAATATGTTCAAAGGATAAAATATGATTGTGATGCTGATGCGCTGCTGCTGGAGGCAATACCGGCCGGCCCGGCCTGCCACACTGGTGAAGAAACATGTTTTTACCGGGAGCTCAGCGAGACCTCCCACCATTTCGATGAAAAATCCGGTCGGAACAGGCTCGATTATTCGATTCTGGACGAGCTGAGGGAAATAATCACAAGCCGCGATGAAAAGCGTCCTGATGGCTCATATACGGTCGAACTGCTGGAGGCCGGTGATGAAGAAATGGCCAAAAAATTGGGCGAGGAAGGTGTTGAACTGGCTCTATCTGCTGTCCAAAACGAGGAGGAAGAGATCTATCGTGAGTCAGCCGATCTTATATATCATCTGCTGGTTATGCTGAATTCACAGGGCCTTTCACTGGCAGGTGTTCTGTCAGAATTGCGAGAGCGTTTCCGCCAGTGA
- a CDS encoding GIY-YIG nuclease family protein: MQLFSFDSGVYLLEIFVFKPLKIEVGARGKEVFRSGYYYYSGTAQKNLNARLERHKQKFVNKHWHIDYLLEKTVLYDIYAWQGSAALECKLAEELLAIENVEIYNSGFGASDCSCEAHLLHSKEKLSEDTIEELVVDEE, encoded by the coding sequence TTGCAGCTTTTTTCCTTTGACAGCGGAGTTTATTTGCTGGAAATTTTTGTTTTTAAACCCCTGAAAATAGAGGTGGGGGCGAGAGGCAAAGAGGTTTTTCGGTCGGGCTACTATTATTATTCTGGAACCGCCCAGAAAAATTTAAATGCCCGACTGGAAAGACATAAACAAAAATTTGTCAATAAGCACTGGCATATAGATTATCTGCTGGAAAAAACAGTTCTTTATGACATTTATGCCTGGCAGGGATCTGCAGCCTTAGAATGTAAACTGGCCGAAGAACTTCTGGCGATCGAGAATGTTGAAATTTATAATTCTGGATTCGGCGCCAGCGACTGCAGCTGTGAAGCACATCTTCTCCATTCCAAGGAAAAGTTAAGCGAAGATACAATAGAGGAGCTGGTTGTCGATGAGGAATAA
- a CDS encoding ATP-dependent helicase yields MRNKDILKDLNPAQKKAVRHFQGPALVLAGAGSGKTRVLTHRLAYLIGEYGIDPETILAVTFTNKAADEMKERAASLLGARPESWVGTFHSFAASILRKEAEKIGYNSNYVIYDTADQRALLKEILSDLKIDSSRVKPSLLAVLISNAKSDLVRPEDYEAGAEGRVKSLVPEVYREYEKRMRASNALDFDDLLMKCCQLFGDHERVKSYYQRKYRFLLIDEYQDVNNAQYRLSQHLTGEEENIFAVGDPDQSIYGFRGADISNILNFERDYPRAEVIRLERNYRSQQKILQAAQSVIENNISRKEKDLWSDLGKGGDVVVAELESGKREARYVGKEVDRLIKKDNFAYGDIAVLYRTNSQSRSLEDVFMKKNIPYQIVGGLKFYERREIKDMLAYLRLVYNPQDEASLLRVINTPRRGIGRKTQERVKSFASEHNISVFEAISKPEVIPGLSTTYERRVREFAELIEELRARYEEGTVLDLMSAVIRRTGYKDDLRQKDDKARERIENIGELHNLIREYLQKNNEGGLGDFLEEVKLLSDIDRWEDSTDHVTLMTLHSAKGLEFPAVFMVGMDEGIFPHENCLEDSDEVEEERRLCYVGMTRAQQQLYLTRAKKRRRYGSRKRYEPSRFLSEIDGNVTTREIPGGSRKDSFETGTGWSDSLQKSADKALDNLFTGGEDKKTSEDTSYQPGEIVQHSEFGQGEVLKVSRSRQYGEKIKVRFADGNEKELMVSYAPLEKKN; encoded by the coding sequence ATGAGGAATAAAGACATATTAAAAGATCTCAATCCTGCACAAAAAAAAGCGGTCAGACATTTTCAGGGGCCGGCGCTCGTTCTGGCGGGCGCGGGAAGCGGCAAAACCCGGGTTTTGACCCACAGATTGGCTTACCTGATAGGAGAGTATGGGATCGATCCGGAAACGATTCTGGCCGTAACTTTTACAAATAAGGCAGCCGATGAGATGAAGGAGAGAGCTGCCTCACTTCTGGGTGCCAGACCAGAGAGCTGGGTGGGAACTTTTCATTCCTTTGCTGCCAGCATACTCAGGAAAGAAGCCGAAAAAATTGGCTACAATTCGAATTATGTGATTTACGATACTGCCGACCAGAGGGCCCTGCTCAAGGAAATCCTATCTGATTTAAAAATAGATTCCAGCAGGGTCAAACCGTCCCTTCTTGCGGTTTTAATCAGCAATGCCAAAAGTGATCTGGTGCGTCCAGAAGATTATGAAGCCGGTGCTGAAGGCCGAGTAAAATCTCTCGTTCCAGAAGTTTATCGCGAATACGAAAAAAGAATGAGAGCCAGCAACGCACTGGATTTCGATGATCTGCTCATGAAATGCTGTCAGCTCTTCGGCGACCATGAACGTGTGAAGAGTTATTATCAAAGAAAATATAGATTTTTGCTTATTGACGAGTATCAGGATGTCAATAACGCGCAGTACAGGCTGAGCCAGCATCTAACAGGAGAAGAGGAAAATATTTTTGCTGTCGGCGACCCTGATCAGAGTATATACGGTTTCAGAGGTGCCGACATCAGTAATATATTAAATTTTGAGCGCGATTATCCCCGCGCTGAAGTTATCAGGCTGGAACGAAATTATCGCTCCCAGCAGAAAATTTTGCAGGCAGCCCAAAGCGTCATCGAAAACAATATCAGCCGCAAAGAAAAGGACCTGTGGTCTGATCTGGGCAAAGGTGGTGATGTAGTGGTTGCCGAACTGGAATCAGGGAAGAGAGAAGCAAGGTATGTCGGAAAAGAAGTGGATAGATTAATCAAAAAAGATAATTTTGCTTACGGCGATATAGCTGTGCTTTACCGTACCAATTCTCAGTCTCGCAGCCTGGAGGATGTTTTTATGAAAAAGAACATTCCCTATCAGATTGTCGGAGGGTTAAAGTTTTACGAGCGGCGGGAAATTAAAGATATGCTTGCCTATCTTCGCCTTGTTTATAATCCTCAGGATGAAGCCAGCCTGCTGCGGGTGATCAATACTCCCCGGCGCGGTATAGGCAGAAAAACTCAGGAAAGAGTCAAAAGCTTTGCCTCCGAACATAATATATCGGTTTTTGAAGCTATTTCCAAACCTGAAGTTATCCCCGGGCTTTCCACCACTTATGAGCGTCGGGTCAGAGAATTTGCCGAATTAATAGAGGAACTTCGCGCACGATATGAAGAAGGTACTGTTCTCGATCTGATGAGTGCTGTAATTCGCAGGACCGGATATAAGGACGATCTACGGCAGAAGGATGATAAAGCGAGAGAGAGGATCGAAAATATCGGTGAGCTGCATAATCTTATCAGGGAGTATCTCCAGAAAAATAACGAGGGGGGCCTGGGTGATTTTTTGGAGGAGGTTAAGCTGCTGTCAGATATAGACAGGTGGGAGGACAGTACCGATCATGTAACATTGATGACCCTTCATTCTGCCAAAGGACTGGAATTTCCCGCGGTATTTATGGTAGGAATGGATGAGGGAATCTTTCCTCATGAAAACTGCCTGGAAGACAGTGATGAAGTCGAAGAGGAGAGAAGACTCTGTTATGTGGGCATGACCAGAGCTCAGCAGCAGCTCTATCTGACCAGGGCCAAAAAGCGCCGCCGATACGGCAGCCGCAAACGTTATGAACCATCTCGTTTTCTGTCGGAAATCGATGGTAATGTCACCACGCGTGAGATTCCGGGCGGCAGCAGAAAAGATTCTTTTGAAACTGGAACTGGCTGGAGTGATTCGCTGCAGAAGTCCGCTGATAAGGCTCTGGATAATCTTTTTACCGGTGGGGAAGATAAAAAAACATCAGAAGATACCTCATATCAGCCCGGGGAGATAGTACAGCATTCTGAATTCGGTCAGGGAGAAGTGCTTAAAGTCAGCCGGAGCCGACAGTATGGCGAAAAGATAAAAGTTCGTTTTGCAGATGGCAATGAAAAAGAGCTGATGGTGAGTTATGCGCCGCTGGAAAAGAAAAATTAG